From the genome of Parazoarcus communis, one region includes:
- a CDS encoding FAD-dependent oxidoreductase, whose translation MIEITARVEPVPVAVPAFATVTPIPVPSRGPIVIIGSGHAGYSLAAAVREQNDKVEIVVLTRESGHLYSKPALSIATSQGHSAEELMDEAPFQIEKRLNIRIYPHCEVRRIDADAHVVDTSFGPMPYGQLVLALGASPIRLDVAGRRDAMLSINNLDDYAAFQRQLRHGAKVAIIGDGLIGCEFANDLASSGAEVSVIGIGKWPLERAMPEEAGRCLQQALSARGVRWHLQNSVVSVDGDEGAWRITLASGEQVDATAIISAVGLAPNVDLAADCGIDTARGIRTDARLRTSQPDIYALGDCIEIDGRPAPYLAPINLGVKALSQTLLGRPTEVQYPPMPVMVKTPATPITLLLPPSVVGKWHSTATENGFCCAYHDDSGRMCGFALIGEAAQEKRRVWTQECSLRITQEAA comes from the coding sequence ATGATCGAGATCACCGCCCGTGTCGAACCCGTTCCCGTTGCAGTTCCTGCTTTCGCGACGGTGACGCCGATTCCGGTGCCGTCCCGCGGGCCGATCGTCATCATCGGCAGCGGACATGCAGGCTACAGCCTCGCAGCAGCAGTCCGCGAACAGAACGACAAGGTCGAAATTGTGGTCTTGACCCGGGAGTCGGGCCATCTCTATTCCAAGCCGGCGCTCTCCATCGCCACTTCGCAGGGCCACAGCGCGGAAGAGCTGATGGACGAAGCACCATTCCAGATCGAAAAGCGCCTTAACATCCGCATTTACCCACACTGCGAAGTACGTCGCATCGATGCTGACGCACATGTTGTCGACACCAGCTTCGGCCCGATGCCTTATGGTCAGCTGGTGCTGGCGCTTGGCGCCAGCCCGATCCGCCTGGATGTGGCCGGACGCCGCGACGCCATGCTCAGCATCAACAATCTGGACGACTATGCCGCCTTTCAGCGCCAACTCCGCCATGGCGCCAAGGTCGCGATCATCGGCGACGGATTGATCGGCTGCGAGTTCGCCAACGACCTTGCAAGCAGCGGCGCTGAAGTCAGCGTCATCGGCATCGGAAAATGGCCCCTCGAGCGAGCAATGCCCGAAGAAGCCGGACGGTGTTTGCAACAGGCACTGAGCGCACGAGGCGTGCGCTGGCACCTGCAGAACTCGGTGGTGTCCGTTGATGGAGACGAAGGCGCCTGGCGGATCACGCTCGCCAGCGGCGAACAGGTGGACGCCACTGCCATCATCTCCGCTGTGGGCCTTGCACCCAATGTAGACCTTGCAGCAGATTGCGGCATCGATACAGCGCGCGGCATCCGTACCGACGCAAGGCTGCGAACCTCGCAGCCGGACATCTATGCGCTGGGCGACTGCATTGAAATCGACGGCCGCCCGGCCCCCTACCTCGCGCCGATCAACCTCGGAGTAAAGGCACTGTCCCAAACCTTGCTGGGTCGGCCAACCGAAGTTCAGTACCCGCCGATGCCGGTGATGGTAAAGACGCCGGCCACGCCAATCACCTTGTTGCTGCCACCCAGTGTTGTCGGCAAGTGGCACAGCACAGCGACCGAAAACGGCTTCTGCTGCGCTTATCACGACGACTCCGGACGCATGTGTGGCTTCGCGTTGATCGGTGAAGCCGCGCAGGAAAAACGTCGTGTCTGGACGCAGGAATGCAGCCTGCGCATTACACAAGAAGCCGCCTGA